From Streptomyces sp. Edi4, one genomic window encodes:
- the frr gene encoding ribosome recycling factor: MIEETLLEAEEKMEKAVVVAKEDFAAIRTGRAHPAMFNKIVADYYGALTPINQLASFSVPEPRMAVVTPFDKSALRNIEQAIRDSDLGVNPSNDGSIIRVNFPELTEERRRDYIKVARTKAEDSKVSIRAVRRKAKDALDKLVKDKESGEDEVRRAEKELDDTTAKYVAQVDELLKHKEAELLEV, encoded by the coding sequence GTGATCGAAGAAACCCTCCTCGAGGCCGAGGAGAAGATGGAGAAGGCCGTCGTGGTGGCCAAGGAGGACTTCGCCGCGATCCGCACCGGCCGTGCGCACCCGGCGATGTTCAACAAGATCGTGGCCGACTACTACGGCGCGCTGACGCCGATCAACCAGCTGGCCTCCTTCTCGGTGCCGGAGCCGCGCATGGCGGTGGTGACCCCGTTCGACAAGAGCGCGCTGCGCAACATCGAGCAGGCGATCCGCGACTCCGACCTGGGCGTCAACCCCAGCAACGACGGCAGCATCATCCGCGTGAACTTCCCCGAGCTCACCGAGGAGCGCCGCCGCGACTACATCAAGGTCGCGCGCACCAAGGCCGAGGACTCCAAGGTGTCGATCCGCGCCGTGCGCCGCAAGGCCAAGGACGCCCTCGACAAGCTCGTCAAGGACAAGGAGTCCGGCGAGGACGAGGTCCGCCGTGCGGAGAAGGAGCTCGACGACACCACCGCCAAGTACGTGGCGCAGGTCGACGAGCTGCTCAAGCACAAGGAAGCAGAGCTGCTAGAGGTCTGA
- the pyrH gene encoding UMP kinase: MSKGADTATADHSADHKRDDGKVAGRFMLKLSGEAFAGGGGLGVDPDVVHNIAREIAAVVRDGAQIAVVIGGGNFFRGAELQQRGMDRARSDYMGMLGTVMNCLALQDFLEKEGIDSRVQTAITMGQVAEPYIPLRAVRHLEKGRVVIFGAGMGMPYFSTDTTAAQRALEIDAEAMLMGKNGVDGVYDSDPRINTDAVKFDALEYGEVITRDLKVADMTAITLCRDNNLPILVFELLTAGNIARAVKGEKIGTLVSDQGTRA, from the coding sequence ATGAGTAAGGGCGCGGACACCGCCACAGCCGATCACTCGGCCGACCACAAGCGCGATGACGGCAAGGTGGCCGGGCGCTTCATGCTGAAGCTTTCCGGCGAGGCGTTCGCCGGCGGCGGGGGGCTCGGAGTCGACCCCGACGTCGTGCACAACATCGCCCGCGAGATCGCCGCCGTCGTCCGTGACGGCGCGCAGATCGCCGTCGTCATCGGCGGCGGCAACTTCTTCCGGGGCGCCGAGCTCCAGCAGCGCGGCATGGACCGGGCCCGTTCGGACTACATGGGCATGCTCGGGACGGTCATGAACTGCCTGGCCCTCCAGGACTTCCTGGAGAAGGAGGGCATCGACTCGCGCGTCCAGACCGCCATCACGATGGGCCAGGTCGCCGAGCCGTACATCCCGCTGCGCGCCGTGCGCCACCTGGAGAAGGGGCGCGTCGTGATCTTCGGCGCGGGCATGGGCATGCCGTACTTCTCCACCGACACCACCGCTGCCCAGCGTGCCCTGGAGATCGACGCCGAGGCCATGCTGATGGGCAAGAACGGCGTGGACGGGGTCTACGACTCCGACCCCCGGATCAACACCGACGCGGTGAAGTTCGACGCGCTGGAGTACGGCGAGGTCATCACGCGCGACCTCAAGGTCGCCGACATGACCGCGATCACCCTGTGCCGCGACAACAACCTCCCGATCCTCGTCTTCGAGCTCCTTACGGCCGGAAACATCGCGCGCGCCGTCAAGGGTGAGAAGATCGGCACGCTCGTGAGCGACCAGGGCACCCGGGCCTGA
- the tsf gene encoding translation elongation factor Ts: protein MANYTAADVKKLRELTGAGMMDCKKALDEADGNVDKAVEALRIKGQKGVAKREGRSAENGAVVSLISEDKTSGVLVELKCETDFVAKGDKFQAVAAKLAEHVAATSPADIAALLASEIEAGKTVQAFVDEANANLGEKIVLDRFAQFTGGYVAAYMHRTMPDLPPQIGVLVELDQENAEVAKGVAQHIAAFAPKYLTREDVPAEVVETERRVAEETTRAEGKPEAALPKIVEGRVNGFFKDATLLGQPYALDNKKSVEQVLKEAGVTLKRFSRIKVGI from the coding sequence ATGGCGAACTACACCGCCGCTGACGTCAAGAAGCTCCGTGAGCTCACCGGCGCCGGCATGATGGACTGCAAGAAGGCCCTGGACGAGGCCGACGGCAACGTCGACAAGGCCGTCGAGGCCCTGCGCATCAAGGGCCAGAAGGGCGTCGCCAAGCGCGAGGGCCGCTCTGCCGAGAACGGCGCCGTCGTCTCCCTCATCTCCGAGGACAAGACCTCGGGCGTCCTGGTCGAGCTGAAGTGCGAGACGGACTTCGTCGCCAAGGGTGACAAGTTCCAGGCCGTCGCCGCCAAGCTGGCCGAGCACGTCGCCGCCACCTCCCCGGCCGACATCGCCGCCCTGCTCGCCTCCGAGATCGAGGCCGGCAAGACCGTCCAGGCGTTCGTGGACGAGGCCAACGCCAACCTCGGCGAGAAGATCGTCCTGGACCGCTTCGCGCAGTTCACCGGCGGTTACGTGGCTGCGTACATGCACCGCACGATGCCCGACCTGCCGCCGCAGATCGGTGTCCTGGTCGAGCTCGACCAGGAGAACGCCGAGGTCGCCAAGGGCGTCGCGCAGCACATCGCCGCCTTCGCGCCGAAGTACCTCACCCGTGAGGACGTTCCGGCCGAGGTCGTCGAGACCGAGCGTCGTGTCGCCGAGGAGACCACCCGCGCCGAGGGCAAGCCCGAGGCCGCGCTCCCGAAGATCGTCGAGGGTCGCGTCAACGGCTTCTTCAAGGACGCCACGCTGCTGGGCCAGCCGTACGCGCTGGACAACAAGAAGTCCGTCGAGCAGGTGCTGAAGGAGGCCGGTGTCACCCTGAAGCGCTTCTCGCGCATCAAGGTCGGCATCTGA
- the whiG gene encoding RNA polymerase sigma factor WhiG: MPQHTSGSDRTAAPPAARGSGTVRPPAPSSLDELWRSYKATGDERLREQLILHYSPLVKYVAGRVSVGLPPNVEQADFVSSGVFGLIDAIEKFDIERAIKFETYAITRIRGAMIDELRALDWIPRSVRQKARAVERAYATLEAQLRRTPSEAEVAAEMSIAVEELHAVFSQLSLANVVALEELLHVGGESGDRLSLMDTLEDTSADDPVEVAEDRELRRLLARAINTLPEREKTVVTLYYYEGLTLAEIGNVLGVTESRVSQIHTKSVLQLRAKLADVGR; this comes from the coding sequence ATGCCCCAGCACACCTCCGGGTCTGACCGCACGGCAGCGCCCCCCGCTGCCCGCGGCAGCGGCACCGTGCGGCCACCAGCGCCCTCGTCCCTCGACGAGCTGTGGCGGTCGTACAAGGCCACCGGCGACGAGCGGCTGCGCGAACAGTTGATCCTGCACTACTCGCCCCTGGTGAAGTACGTCGCGGGACGGGTGAGCGTGGGCCTGCCGCCCAACGTCGAGCAGGCCGACTTCGTCTCATCGGGAGTCTTCGGCCTCATCGACGCCATCGAGAAGTTCGACATCGAGCGGGCCATCAAGTTCGAGACGTACGCCATCACCCGTATTCGCGGCGCGATGATCGACGAACTGCGCGCCCTCGACTGGATCCCGCGCTCCGTGCGGCAGAAGGCACGCGCCGTGGAACGCGCCTACGCGACCCTCGAAGCCCAGCTCAGACGCACGCCCTCAGAGGCCGAAGTGGCCGCCGAGATGAGCATCGCGGTCGAGGAACTGCACGCCGTCTTCAGCCAGTTGTCCCTCGCCAACGTCGTGGCCCTGGAAGAACTGCTCCACGTCGGCGGGGAGAGCGGCGACCGGCTCAGCCTCATGGACACCCTCGAGGACACCTCCGCCGACGACCCCGTCGAAGTCGCCGAGGACCGCGAACTGCGCCGGCTGCTCGCCCGCGCCATCAACACGCTCCCCGAGCGTGAGAAGACCGTCGTGACGCTCTACTACTACGAAGGCCTCACACTCGCCGAGATCGGCAACGTGCTGGGGGTCACCGAGAGCCGGGTCAGCCAGATCCACACCAAGTCCGTCCTGCAACTGAGGGCCAAACTGGCCGACGTCGGGCGATGA
- the rpsB gene encoding 30S ribosomal protein S2 codes for MAVVTMRELLESGVHFGHQTRRWNPKMKRFIFTERNGIYIIDLLQSLSYIDRAYEFVKETVAHGGSIMFVGTKKQAQEAIAEQATRVGMPYVNQRWLGGMLTNFSTVYKRLQRLKELEQIDFEDVAASGLTKKELLVLSREKAKLEKTLGGIREMSKVPSAVWIVDTKKEHIAVGEARKLHIPVVAILDTNCDPDEVDYKIPGNDDAIRSVTLLTRVIADAVAEGLIARSGQATGDSKPGEKAAGEPLAEWERDLLEGDKKADETEAAAADAAPAAEAEKPAEAAEAPAAEAEATEAPAADDEQA; via the coding sequence ATGGCCGTCGTCACGATGCGGGAGCTGCTGGAAAGCGGCGTCCACTTCGGTCACCAGACCCGTCGTTGGAACCCGAAGATGAAGCGCTTCATCTTCACGGAGCGCAACGGCATCTACATCATCGACCTGCTCCAGTCGCTGTCGTACATCGACCGCGCCTACGAGTTCGTCAAGGAGACCGTCGCGCACGGCGGCTCCATCATGTTCGTCGGCACCAAGAAGCAGGCGCAGGAAGCGATCGCCGAGCAGGCGACGCGCGTGGGCATGCCCTACGTCAACCAGCGCTGGCTCGGCGGCATGCTGACCAACTTCTCCACCGTCTACAAGCGTCTGCAGCGCCTCAAGGAGCTTGAGCAGATCGACTTCGAGGACGTCGCGGCTTCGGGTCTCACCAAGAAGGAGCTCCTGGTCCTCTCGCGCGAGAAGGCCAAGCTGGAGAAGACCCTCGGTGGCATCCGCGAGATGTCGAAGGTTCCCAGCGCCGTCTGGATCGTCGACACCAAGAAGGAGCACATCGCCGTCGGTGAGGCACGCAAGCTCCACATCCCCGTCGTCGCGATCCTCGACACGAACTGCGACCCCGACGAGGTCGACTACAAGATCCCGGGCAACGACGACGCGATCCGTTCCGTCACCCTGCTCACCCGCGTGATCGCCGACGCCGTCGCCGAGGGCCTCATCGCCCGTTCCGGCCAGGCCACGGGCGACTCGAAGCCGGGCGAGAAGGCGGCCGGCGAGCCGCTCGCCGAGTGGGAGCGCGACCTGCTCGAGGGTGACAAGAAGGCCGACGAGACCGAGGCGGCCGCCGCCGACGCCGCTCCGGCCGCCGAGGCCGAGAAGCCGGCCGAGGCCGCTGAGGCTCCGGCCGCCGAGGCCGAGGCCACCGAGGCTCCGGCCGCGGACGACGAGCAGGCCTGA
- the rlmN gene encoding 23S rRNA (adenine(2503)-C(2))-methyltransferase RlmN, producing MARPVPGELTFTAPRGAKQPPRHLADLSPAERKEAVAAIGEKPFRAKQLSQHYFARYAHDPAEWTDIPLAARGRLQEELLPDLMSVVRHISCDEDTTRKTLWKLHDGTLVESVLMRYPDRVTMCISSQAGCGMNCPFCATGQAGLDRNLSTAEIVHQIVDGMRALRDGEVPGGPARLSNIVFMGMGEPLANYKRVVGAIRRLTDPEPDGLGLSQRGITVSTVGLVPAMHRFADEGFKCRLAVSLHAPDDELRDTLVPVNTRWKVREVLDAAWEYAEKSGRRISIEYALIRDINDQAWRGDLLGRLLKGKRVHVNLIPLNPTPGSKWTASRPEDEKAFVEAIAAHGVPVTVRDTRGQEIDGACGQLAASER from the coding sequence ATGGCACGCCCCGTCCCGGGAGAACTCACCTTCACCGCGCCCCGCGGAGCGAAGCAGCCGCCGCGGCACCTCGCCGACCTCTCGCCCGCCGAGCGCAAGGAAGCCGTCGCCGCGATCGGCGAGAAGCCCTTCCGCGCCAAGCAGCTCTCGCAGCACTACTTCGCGCGCTACGCCCACGACCCGGCCGAGTGGACCGACATCCCGCTCGCCGCGCGCGGCCGGCTCCAGGAGGAGCTGCTGCCCGATCTGATGTCGGTCGTCCGGCACATCTCCTGCGACGAGGACACCACCCGCAAGACGCTGTGGAAGCTGCACGACGGCACGCTCGTCGAGTCCGTCCTGATGCGCTACCCGGACCGGGTGACCATGTGCATCTCCTCGCAGGCCGGCTGCGGCATGAACTGCCCGTTCTGCGCCACCGGCCAGGCGGGCCTCGACCGCAACCTCTCGACCGCCGAGATCGTGCACCAGATCGTCGACGGCATGCGCGCCCTGCGCGACGGCGAGGTGCCGGGCGGCCCGGCGCGCCTGTCCAACATCGTCTTCATGGGCATGGGCGAGCCGCTGGCCAACTACAAGCGGGTCGTCGGCGCGATCCGCCGCCTCACCGACCCCGAGCCCGACGGCCTCGGCCTGTCCCAGCGCGGCATCACCGTCTCGACCGTGGGCCTGGTCCCCGCCATGCACCGCTTCGCCGACGAGGGCTTCAAGTGCCGGCTCGCGGTGAGCCTGCACGCCCCCGACGACGAACTGCGCGACACCCTCGTCCCGGTCAACACCCGCTGGAAGGTCCGCGAGGTCCTGGACGCGGCCTGGGAGTACGCCGAGAAGTCCGGGCGCCGCATCTCCATCGAGTACGCCCTGATCCGCGACATCAACGACCAGGCGTGGCGTGGCGATCTGCTCGGCCGGCTCCTCAAGGGCAAGCGCGTGCACGTCAACCTCATCCCGCTGAACCCGACGCCGGGCTCCAAGTGGACGGCCTCGCGGCCCGAGGACGAGAAGGCGTTCGTCGAGGCCATCGCGGCCCACGGGGTGCCCGTGACGGTGCGTGACACCCGGGGCCAGGAGATCGACGGGGCCTGCGGTCAGCTGGCGGCTTCCGAGCGGTAG
- a CDS encoding thiamine ABC transporter substrate-binding protein has translation MRSTTRLAAASLAAALGLATLAACGGSDGKKASGTSGSGGRTVTLVSHDSFAASDPVLKAFTAQSGYTVKVLKSGDAGAALNQEILTKGSPRGDVFFGVDNTLLSRALDNGIFTPYEAKGLDRVPAEDQLDKDKRRVTPIDTGDICVNYDKKYFADKKLSPPQSFDDLIKPEYKNLLVTENVATSSPGLGFMLGSVAKYGDAGWQDYWKKLKANGVKVDDGWEQAYNTDFSGSAGGKKAKGDRPLVVSYASSPPAEVIYADPKPAEAPTGVATGTCFRQIEFAGLLKGAKNEAGGKALLDFLISKKFQEDMPLQMFVDPVAKDASVPPEFTKFGAKITNSATVAPDKIAKNRDQWVKSWSSLVLK, from the coding sequence ATGCGCAGTACCACCAGGCTCGCGGCCGCGTCGCTCGCCGCCGCCCTCGGACTCGCCACGCTCGCGGCGTGCGGCGGCTCGGACGGCAAGAAGGCGTCCGGCACCAGCGGATCCGGCGGCAGGACCGTCACCCTGGTCAGCCACGACTCGTTCGCCGCATCCGACCCGGTGCTCAAGGCGTTCACCGCCCAGAGCGGCTACACCGTCAAGGTACTCAAGAGCGGGGACGCCGGCGCCGCCCTCAACCAGGAGATCCTGACCAAGGGCTCCCCGCGCGGAGACGTGTTCTTCGGCGTCGACAACACCCTGCTCTCGCGCGCCCTGGACAACGGCATCTTCACCCCGTACGAGGCCAAGGGCCTGGACCGGGTGCCCGCCGAGGACCAGCTCGACAAGGACAAGCGCCGGGTCACACCCATCGACACCGGCGACATCTGCGTCAACTACGACAAGAAGTACTTCGCGGACAAGAAACTCAGCCCCCCGCAGTCCTTCGACGACCTGATCAAGCCCGAGTACAAGAACCTCCTCGTCACGGAGAACGTCGCGACGTCCTCGCCCGGGCTCGGCTTCATGCTCGGCTCCGTCGCCAAGTACGGGGACGCGGGCTGGCAGGACTACTGGAAGAAGCTGAAGGCCAACGGCGTCAAGGTCGACGACGGCTGGGAGCAGGCCTACAACACCGACTTCTCCGGCTCGGCCGGCGGCAAGAAGGCCAAGGGCGACCGCCCGCTGGTCGTCTCCTACGCATCGAGCCCGCCCGCCGAGGTCATCTACGCCGACCCCAAGCCCGCCGAGGCTCCCACCGGCGTCGCCACCGGCACGTGCTTTCGCCAGATCGAGTTCGCGGGACTGCTCAAGGGCGCCAAGAACGAAGCCGGCGGCAAGGCGCTCCTGGACTTCCTTATCTCCAAGAAGTTCCAGGAGGACATGCCGCTCCAGATGTTCGTGGACCCGGTGGCCAAGGACGCCTCGGTGCCGCCGGAGTTCACCAAGTTCGGCGCCAAGATCACGAACTCGGCGACCGTGGCCCCTGACAAGATCGCCAAGAACCGTGACCAGTGGGTCAAGTCGTGGTCCTCGCTCGTCCTGAAGTAG
- a CDS encoding phosphatidate cytidylyltransferase: MNDSSWGAPPRPAYWGTPEGPSQGAFAAGPAYDAYDAPPVARTQPMPVVSDAGEHAEDRDEREQGAALTGGPLFRDETPQEPMASTPPMPPVPAQPEKKRAGRDLRSAIGVGVALGAVIIASLFVVKAVFVGVIAVAVVVGLWELTSRLEERKQIKAPLVPLAVGGAAMVIAGYVSGAEGAWVAMALTSLAVLVWRMTEPPENYLRDVTAGVFAAFYVPFLATFVAMLLTADDGPWRVLTFLLLTVVSDTGAYAIGWRFGKHKLAPRISPGKTREGLFGAVSFAMVAGALCMQFLIDDGTWWQGLLLGLAVAASATLGDLGESMIKRDLGIKDMGTLLPGHGGIMDRLDSLLPTAPVVWLLLAVFVGTG; the protein is encoded by the coding sequence ATGAACGACTCTTCCTGGGGGGCTCCGCCGAGACCCGCGTACTGGGGAACCCCCGAGGGGCCTTCCCAGGGGGCGTTCGCGGCGGGGCCCGCATACGATGCGTATGACGCCCCGCCCGTGGCGAGGACGCAGCCGATGCCCGTCGTGTCCGACGCGGGCGAACACGCCGAAGACCGCGACGAACGTGAGCAGGGGGCTGCTTTGACGGGCGGCCCTCTGTTCCGCGACGAGACGCCGCAGGAGCCCATGGCAAGCACCCCGCCCATGCCGCCCGTGCCCGCGCAGCCGGAGAAGAAGCGGGCCGGGCGCGATCTGCGGTCCGCGATAGGGGTCGGCGTCGCGCTCGGTGCGGTGATCATCGCCTCGCTGTTCGTGGTGAAGGCGGTCTTCGTCGGGGTCATCGCGGTCGCCGTCGTCGTGGGGCTGTGGGAGCTCACCAGCCGCCTGGAAGAGCGCAAGCAGATCAAGGCACCGCTGGTCCCGCTCGCGGTGGGCGGCGCGGCGATGGTGATCGCCGGGTACGTCAGCGGCGCCGAGGGCGCGTGGGTGGCGATGGCACTCACCTCGCTCGCGGTGCTCGTGTGGCGGATGACCGAGCCGCCCGAGAACTATCTGCGGGACGTGACGGCGGGCGTCTTCGCCGCGTTCTACGTGCCTTTCCTCGCCACGTTCGTCGCGATGCTGCTCACCGCCGACGACGGTCCCTGGCGGGTCCTGACGTTCCTGCTGCTGACCGTGGTCAGCGACACCGGCGCCTACGCGATCGGCTGGCGCTTCGGCAAGCACAAGCTCGCGCCGCGCATCAGCCCCGGCAAGACCCGCGAGGGCTTGTTCGGGGCGGTGTCGTTCGCGATGGTCGCGGGCGCGCTGTGCATGCAGTTCCTCATCGACGACGGCACGTGGTGGCAGGGCCTGCTGCTCGGCCTCGCGGTCGCCGCGAGCGCCACGCTGGGCGACCTCGGCGAGTCGATGATCAAGCGTGATCTCGGCATCAAGGACATGGGCACCCTGCTCCCCGGCCACGGCGGCATCATGGACCGCCTGGACTCCCTGCTGCCGACCGCCCCGGTGGTGTGGCTGCTCCTTGCGGTGTTCGTGGGCACGGGGTGA
- a CDS encoding helix-turn-helix domain-containing protein, whose protein sequence is MAEHRTMQRDALLDAARSLLSEGGTEALTFPALAERTGLARSSVYEYFRSRAAVVEELCAADFPRWAAEIEGAMERAETPVAKVEAYVRHQLGLVGDQRHRAVVAISASELDAGAREKIRAAHGGLIAMIVEALADLGHDQPRLAAVLLQGIVDAAVRRIEQSPTEPPSAIADAAVALALRGVER, encoded by the coding sequence GTGGCCGAGCACCGCACCATGCAGCGCGACGCCCTCCTTGACGCCGCCCGCTCCCTGCTGTCCGAAGGCGGGACGGAAGCGCTGACGTTTCCGGCCCTGGCCGAGCGCACGGGCCTCGCCCGCTCCTCCGTGTACGAGTACTTCCGCTCCCGCGCCGCGGTCGTCGAAGAACTCTGCGCCGCCGATTTCCCGCGCTGGGCCGCCGAGATCGAAGGGGCGATGGAGCGGGCCGAGACCCCGGTCGCCAAGGTCGAGGCGTACGTACGCCACCAGCTCGGCCTCGTCGGCGACCAGCGGCACCGCGCCGTCGTCGCCATCTCCGCAAGCGAGCTCGACGCCGGGGCCCGCGAAAAGATCCGGGCCGCGCACGGTGGCCTCATCGCCATGATCGTCGAAGCGCTCGCCGACCTGGGCCACGACCAGCCCCGCCTCGCCGCGGTCCTCCTCCAGGGCATCGTCGACGCCGCGGTCCGCCGCATCGAACAGAGCCCCACGGAACCCCCGTCCGCGATCGCGGACGCGGCGGTGGCCCTGGCCCTCAGAGGCGTCGAGCGCTAA
- a CDS encoding M23 family metallopeptidase — MYRALLTLALTAAGWPVVPPTVVHPWAPPTTPYGPGHRGVDLAAPPGTPVRASAPGRVTFAGEVAGRGVLTITLSGTAPPAAPPPDGTPLRTTYEPVRPLVAQGAEVTAGQVVATTTEAPSHCPTGCLHWGLLRAHTYLDPLLLVHHAAPSRLLPVVGVREPG, encoded by the coding sequence ATGTACCGAGCACTCCTCACCCTGGCCCTCACGGCCGCCGGCTGGCCGGTGGTCCCGCCCACCGTCGTCCACCCCTGGGCCCCACCGACCACCCCCTACGGCCCCGGCCACCGAGGCGTCGACCTGGCCGCGCCCCCGGGCACCCCCGTCAGAGCCTCCGCCCCAGGCCGGGTCACCTTCGCGGGCGAAGTGGCGGGGCGGGGAGTCCTCACCATCACCCTCTCCGGCACAGCGCCCCCAGCGGCGCCCCCGCCGGACGGAACACCGCTGAGAACCACCTACGAACCGGTACGCCCCCTGGTCGCCCAGGGCGCCGAGGTCACCGCCGGCCAAGTGGTGGCCACCACGACCGAGGCCCCCTCGCACTGCCCCACGGGCTGCCTGCACTGGGGCCTCCTGAGAGCCCACACCTACCTGGACCCCCTGCTGCTCGTACACCACGCCGCGCCGTCCCGGCTGCTGCCGGTCGTGGGGGTTCGGGAGCCGGGGTGA